In Leifsonia sp. ZF2019, a genomic segment contains:
- a CDS encoding DUF3375 family protein, with amino-acid sequence MDEALAADTVADAWEQHPTWALLRSHNGRWILPLFSRHLEFADGPVSADWFHGKVAEALGTIAEGDASPASDDAAAMDTPADGAALPRRSAPADYCRTWVDNRWLVRSRPHDREGRAEYRLSQHSLQALRIVRELVEADSVVSEARFGSIAHAVHQLADMADPDVGTQLARIDDEIAQLQARRERIAAGGLETVDGEAVRRQLREVLRLTASLPEDFRRLSAMVEQRHREVARRATEEQVGKGALVEQYLRDNDLLEQTPEGRAYRGFATMLSSRGLDGMRADLERVLSQPDTATGMTERQRMQLETLIGSLLAEEQTVQETYLRWMSSLRRFLSRSGAARHQRLLSLADQALAAGAHWAQVRPGPVSVPEDVLGLGPWALTDITQTQVWRGGERPEIGVAVTESRDALPDSERAALRLAVGTGPDAVQETVQRLLAERGTVTGAEVFAATPPEFRRLGLLISLLDHAAERDAVQDGTDTVRIDVPDEPAREVTFPRSRFGGADDETAAARGGRTER; translated from the coding sequence ATGGACGAGGCCCTCGCCGCCGACACCGTCGCGGACGCCTGGGAGCAGCATCCCACCTGGGCGCTGCTGCGCAGCCACAACGGACGGTGGATCCTCCCCCTGTTCTCACGCCACCTCGAATTCGCCGACGGCCCGGTCTCCGCCGATTGGTTCCACGGCAAGGTGGCGGAGGCGCTCGGCACGATCGCGGAGGGCGACGCCTCCCCCGCCTCCGACGACGCCGCCGCCATGGACACGCCCGCCGACGGTGCGGCACTCCCCCGCCGTTCCGCCCCCGCCGACTACTGCCGCACCTGGGTCGACAACCGCTGGCTCGTTCGCTCCCGGCCCCACGACCGCGAGGGGCGCGCCGAATACCGCCTGTCGCAGCACTCCCTCCAGGCGCTCCGCATCGTGCGCGAGCTGGTGGAGGCGGACTCCGTCGTGTCGGAGGCCCGCTTCGGCAGCATCGCGCACGCGGTGCACCAGCTCGCCGACATGGCCGACCCCGACGTCGGGACTCAGCTCGCGCGGATCGACGACGAGATCGCGCAGCTGCAGGCCCGGCGCGAGCGCATCGCCGCGGGCGGCCTCGAGACGGTCGACGGCGAAGCGGTGCGTCGCCAGCTGCGGGAGGTGCTGCGCCTCACCGCCTCCCTGCCCGAGGACTTCCGCCGGCTCAGCGCCATGGTCGAGCAGCGGCACCGCGAGGTCGCCCGCCGCGCGACCGAGGAGCAGGTCGGCAAAGGCGCACTGGTCGAGCAGTACCTCCGCGACAACGACCTCCTCGAGCAGACACCGGAGGGGCGCGCGTACCGCGGCTTCGCCACGATGCTCTCGTCGCGCGGACTCGACGGCATGCGCGCCGACCTCGAGCGCGTGCTCTCCCAGCCGGACACCGCGACGGGGATGACCGAGCGCCAGCGCATGCAGCTGGAGACCCTGATCGGCTCGCTCCTCGCGGAGGAGCAGACAGTGCAGGAGACCTACCTGCGCTGGATGTCGTCGCTGCGCCGGTTCCTGAGCCGGTCGGGCGCTGCCCGGCACCAGCGCCTCCTCTCGCTCGCCGATCAGGCCCTCGCCGCGGGAGCGCACTGGGCGCAGGTGCGTCCGGGACCGGTGTCGGTGCCGGAGGATGTGCTCGGCCTCGGCCCGTGGGCGCTGACCGACATCACGCAGACCCAGGTGTGGCGCGGCGGCGAACGGCCCGAGATCGGCGTCGCCGTGACCGAGAGCAGGGACGCGCTGCCCGATTCGGAGCGAGCCGCACTGCGCCTCGCCGTCGGGACGGGACCGGACGCCGTGCAGGAGACCGTCCAGCGCCTCCTGGCGGAGCGCGGCACGGTCACCGGAGCCGAGGTCTTCGCGGCGACGCCGCCGGAGTTCCGCCGGCTCGGCCTCCTGATCAGCCTCCTCGACCACGCCGCAGAGCGGGACGCGGTGCAGGACGGCACCGACACCGTCCGCATCGACGTACCGGACGAGCCGGCCCGCGAGGTGACCTTCCCGCGATCCCGTTTCGGCGGCGCGGACGATGAGACGGCCGCGGCACGCGGCGGGAGGACGGAACGATGA
- a CDS encoding ROK family transcriptional regulator: MTDEPGKATQAAVRERNLTTALQLVLSGNGTATRASIARRTGLTSATVSSLLGGLIADGLVAEGERAESTGGKRATTLRVDTERQVLLSVLVQPGLVRGAVLSMLGEELHRTSLRPSSPGSVDDVRTVIRRLAATTGARIAAVGVQVPGIADGSLIRESVQLGWRDLDLVRELSGAVDAPIHLVNDADAEAIADTSADDGFGANRLFVSLSTGVGAAVIVDGMVVAGAAHRAGEIGHVPVLFGDDAPLCACGNRGCLEEVVSVTSLLGLPHGADLEAVDIAALAAAPEARERIASGARVLARALLLVGAALDVPTVVLGGASAELGPEFIGHLRAEAARHPVRAAMPLSFRYTRSAIDQPFRGAAQHALHSTFGVTWAR; the protein is encoded by the coding sequence GTGACAGACGAACCCGGCAAGGCCACGCAGGCCGCCGTCCGCGAGCGGAATCTCACGACGGCTCTGCAGCTGGTGCTCTCCGGCAACGGCACGGCCACCCGGGCGAGCATCGCCCGGAGGACCGGCCTCACCTCGGCGACCGTCTCCTCCCTTCTCGGCGGCCTGATCGCCGACGGGCTCGTGGCCGAGGGCGAACGCGCCGAGAGCACCGGCGGCAAGAGGGCGACCACGCTCCGGGTGGACACGGAACGGCAGGTGCTGCTGTCGGTGCTCGTACAGCCCGGACTCGTGCGCGGAGCCGTGCTGAGCATGCTCGGAGAAGAGCTGCACCGGACCTCCCTCCGTCCGTCCTCCCCCGGCTCCGTCGACGACGTCCGCACCGTCATCCGCAGGCTCGCCGCCACGACCGGAGCGCGGATCGCCGCGGTCGGCGTGCAGGTGCCCGGCATCGCGGACGGCTCCCTCATCCGGGAAAGCGTCCAGCTCGGCTGGCGCGACCTCGACCTCGTGCGCGAACTCTCCGGAGCGGTCGACGCGCCCATCCATCTGGTGAACGACGCCGACGCCGAGGCGATCGCCGACACCTCCGCCGACGACGGCTTCGGCGCCAACCGTCTCTTCGTCTCGTTGAGCACCGGCGTCGGCGCCGCGGTCATCGTCGACGGGATGGTCGTGGCGGGTGCCGCGCACCGGGCGGGTGAGATCGGCCACGTGCCCGTGCTGTTCGGCGACGATGCACCGCTCTGCGCGTGCGGCAACCGCGGATGCCTCGAAGAGGTCGTCTCTGTGACCAGCCTGCTCGGGCTCCCCCACGGCGCCGACCTCGAGGCCGTCGACATCGCGGCGCTGGCCGCCGCCCCGGAGGCGCGCGAGCGGATAGCGTCGGGCGCCCGGGTCCTCGCCCGCGCCCTCCTTCTGGTCGGGGCGGCCCTGGATGTGCCCACCGTGGTGCTGGGCGGAGCGTCGGCCGAACTGGGGCCCGAGTTCATCGGGCATCTGCGCGCCGAGGCGGCCCGCCATCCCGTGCGCGCGGCCATGCCGCTGAGCTTCCGTTACACGCGCTCGGCCATCGACCAGCCGTTCCGGGGCGCTGCGCAGCACGCCCTCCACTCGACCTTCGGGGTCACCTGGGCGCGTTGA
- a CDS encoding ROK family transcriptional regulator, whose translation MLLDDVRRPPSSDPVGPTVDGAMIPGRALRPRTKVLPEHARNHNRSLVLQSLYRDGRASRADLARGTGLTRVTISDLVGELIADGLVVELGQRDDARPGKPAVLLDMDRGATQIIGVDLSEHAVFRGAVMDIDGTVLRSAEVLLAGSKGEAAIAKALDLVSRLVELATAPVLGIGIGSPGVVDASGAIVAAPNLGWTDVPLQRLVAERTGRAVFVANDANAAVLAEHGFGAAEGDMMLVKVGHGVGSGLLVAGALVVGSRFAAGEIGQVMVGTDDGTEAPYDREQVLEAWLAVPRLESRVAAAAIAGRSIEPVLREAGQRLGVALAPIVGALDLGEVVLSGPEELLDGALIGAVRRTLDNRTMAGFHSASAVRMTALGRDIVLRGCVILVMSAQLGVS comes from the coding sequence ATGCTCCTCGATGATGTCCGCCGTCCGCCGTCCTCGGATCCGGTAGGCCCGACCGTCGACGGGGCGATGATCCCGGGGCGCGCCCTGCGTCCGCGGACGAAGGTGCTGCCGGAGCACGCCCGCAACCACAACCGCTCGCTCGTGCTCCAGTCCCTGTACCGCGACGGTCGAGCGAGCCGCGCCGATCTGGCGCGGGGAACCGGCCTCACCCGGGTCACGATCTCGGATCTCGTCGGCGAGCTGATCGCGGATGGCCTCGTCGTCGAGCTGGGGCAGCGCGACGATGCGCGGCCGGGCAAGCCCGCGGTCCTGCTCGACATGGACCGCGGCGCCACGCAGATCATCGGTGTCGACCTCAGCGAGCACGCCGTCTTCCGCGGAGCCGTGATGGACATCGACGGCACGGTGCTGCGCAGCGCGGAGGTGCTGCTCGCGGGGAGCAAGGGCGAGGCCGCGATCGCCAAGGCTCTCGACCTCGTCTCGCGCCTGGTCGAGCTGGCCACCGCGCCCGTGCTGGGCATCGGCATCGGCTCGCCCGGTGTGGTCGACGCGAGCGGTGCCATCGTCGCGGCGCCGAACCTCGGATGGACGGACGTGCCTCTCCAACGGCTCGTCGCCGAGCGGACCGGGCGGGCCGTCTTCGTCGCCAACGACGCGAATGCCGCGGTGCTCGCCGAGCACGGGTTCGGCGCCGCGGAGGGCGACATGATGCTCGTCAAGGTGGGGCACGGTGTCGGCTCCGGCCTGCTCGTCGCCGGAGCGCTTGTCGTCGGCAGCCGGTTCGCGGCCGGCGAGATCGGTCAGGTGATGGTCGGCACGGACGACGGGACCGAGGCCCCGTACGACCGTGAGCAGGTGCTCGAGGCCTGGCTGGCGGTGCCGCGCCTGGAGTCACGGGTGGCCGCGGCCGCCATCGCGGGACGATCGATCGAGCCCGTGCTCCGCGAGGCGGGGCAGCGGCTCGGGGTCGCGCTCGCACCGATCGTCGGGGCGCTCGATCTCGGCGAGGTCGTGCTGAGCGGCCCGGAGGAGCTGCTGGACGGCGCCCTCATCGGCGCCGTCCGCCGCACGCTCGACAACCGCACCATGGCGGGCTTCCACTCCGCGTCCGCGGTCAGGATGACCGCGCTCGGCCGCGACATCGTGCTCCGCGGCTGTGTCATCCTGGTGATGTCCGCGCAACTCGGCGTCTCCTGA
- a CDS encoding ATP-grasp domain-containing protein has protein sequence MTRVLVTGAGGPAGVAVIRSLLARDDVDVLAADMDGWASGLYLVAAGNRRIVPAGRSETFVDELITMCRTDGVDVLFSTVDVELPGLAARRDELLAVGTALAAPSYETLVTCLDKHALAQRVDGAARIPLTRLLTAEGVAEDWDFPVIVKPRSGAGSRGVRLIPDRDALEGLTLDDSILIQENLPGEEFSVDVLAGLDGGVIAAVPRSRERVDSGVSIAGRTVKRAELSDTAAAVARAIGLTGVANVQLRYSVEGVPALLEVNPRFPGAMPLTIAAGVDMPSLLLDLVLGREVPSSVDFRELANVRFLEDVFLDPADVLVSENAAHADELDE, from the coding sequence ATGACCAGAGTTCTCGTGACCGGCGCGGGCGGGCCCGCGGGCGTCGCCGTCATCCGCTCGCTGCTGGCGAGGGACGACGTCGACGTGCTCGCCGCCGACATGGACGGCTGGGCGAGCGGCCTCTACCTGGTGGCCGCGGGGAATCGCCGCATCGTCCCCGCAGGCCGCTCGGAGACTTTCGTCGACGAGCTCATCACGATGTGCCGCACCGACGGCGTCGACGTGCTGTTCTCGACGGTCGACGTCGAGCTGCCGGGGCTGGCCGCCCGCCGGGACGAGCTCCTCGCGGTCGGTACGGCCCTCGCGGCGCCGAGCTACGAGACTCTCGTCACCTGCCTCGACAAGCACGCCCTCGCCCAGCGGGTGGACGGCGCGGCGCGCATCCCGCTCACCCGGCTGCTCACTGCCGAGGGCGTCGCGGAGGATTGGGACTTCCCGGTCATCGTCAAGCCCCGCAGCGGTGCGGGATCCCGCGGCGTCCGGCTCATCCCCGATCGCGACGCGCTGGAGGGGCTGACGCTCGACGACAGCATCCTCATCCAGGAGAACCTGCCGGGTGAGGAGTTCTCGGTCGACGTGCTCGCCGGTCTCGACGGCGGCGTGATCGCCGCGGTGCCGCGCTCGCGCGAGCGCGTGGACTCGGGTGTCTCGATCGCCGGGCGCACCGTCAAGCGCGCCGAGCTCTCCGACACGGCGGCGGCCGTGGCCAGGGCGATCGGCCTCACCGGCGTCGCCAACGTGCAGCTGCGCTACAGCGTGGAGGGCGTGCCCGCGCTGCTCGAGGTGAACCCGCGCTTCCCCGGGGCCATGCCGCTCACCATTGCGGCCGGCGTCGACATGCCGTCCCTCCTGCTCGACCTGGTGCTGGGCCGCGAGGTGCCGTCGTCCGTCGACTTCCGCGAGCTCGCCAACGTGCGCTTCCTCGAAGACGTCTTCCTCGACCCCGCGGACGTGCTGGTCTCGGAGAACGCGGCGCACGCGGACGAGCTCGACGAGTGA
- a CDS encoding isochorismatase family protein, whose protein sequence is MGYGLMLVDVQRTMLEGDDAVDGADDLRRALGGLLDAAREAGVPVIHVENDGAVGDPDEPGTPGWELVFPPEPGEPVVRKDVPDTFLSNPALADVLHAMGVDTLVVAGLQSELCVQATALGALERGFDVVVPTGAHATFDAEIPAQEIVARVTLELTAAGVEVVELDEVAFR, encoded by the coding sequence ATGGGGTATGGATTGATGCTCGTCGACGTGCAGCGCACGATGCTGGAGGGCGACGACGCCGTCGACGGGGCCGACGATCTCCGGAGGGCACTGGGTGGCCTGCTCGACGCGGCGCGCGAAGCGGGCGTCCCCGTGATCCACGTCGAGAACGACGGAGCCGTGGGCGATCCGGACGAACCGGGGACCCCGGGATGGGAGCTGGTCTTCCCGCCAGAGCCGGGCGAGCCCGTCGTGCGCAAAGATGTCCCCGACACCTTCCTCTCGAACCCGGCCCTCGCCGACGTGCTCCACGCGATGGGGGTCGACACCCTCGTCGTGGCCGGGCTGCAGAGCGAGCTGTGCGTGCAGGCCACCGCACTCGGCGCGCTGGAGCGCGGTTTCGACGTCGTCGTGCCCACGGGCGCGCACGCCACGTTCGACGCGGAGATCCCCGCGCAGGAGATCGTCGCGCGCGTGACCCTCGAGCTCACCGCCGCCGGAGTGGAGGTCGTGGAGCTCGACGAGGTGGCGTTCCGCTGA
- a CDS encoding DUF4194 domain-containing protein, whose amino-acid sequence MSEIITETGSDRGAEAATNDADGATDAFGDAADERLPLAARRALVALLTSRFITRSTHPEAWGGLIDHEDEVRTRLEEIFLTLSIDRDHEVAFKRQSAEDGAPVLLRREKPLSRDASLLLVLLRQEHAYTDASDDAVTVSRDHISEFLGRFQTDAAHDEVRVDRRIRAAIAAMERIGLLVPETDDPDLYVVSPAVVPLVTTTELAHLTRLFQEASGAELRGDDGADADDTRIDATEVDA is encoded by the coding sequence ATGAGCGAGATCATCACCGAGACCGGATCGGACCGTGGGGCCGAGGCGGCGACGAACGACGCCGACGGCGCGACCGACGCGTTCGGCGACGCCGCCGACGAGCGGCTCCCGCTCGCCGCCCGGCGCGCACTGGTCGCCCTGTTGACCAGCCGGTTCATCACCCGTTCGACGCATCCGGAGGCGTGGGGCGGGCTGATCGATCACGAGGACGAGGTGCGCACCCGTCTTGAGGAGATCTTCCTCACCTTGTCGATCGACCGCGACCACGAGGTGGCGTTCAAGCGGCAGAGCGCCGAGGACGGCGCCCCCGTGCTCCTCCGTCGCGAGAAGCCGCTGTCGCGCGACGCGTCGCTGCTGCTCGTCCTGCTGCGTCAGGAGCACGCGTACACGGACGCCTCCGACGACGCGGTGACCGTGAGCCGTGACCACATCTCCGAGTTCCTCGGCCGATTCCAGACCGACGCCGCGCACGACGAGGTGCGCGTCGACCGGCGCATCCGTGCGGCGATCGCGGCGATGGAGCGGATCGGGCTGCTCGTCCCCGAGACCGACGACCCCGATCTCTATGTCGTCTCACCCGCCGTCGTGCCGCTGGTCACGACCACCGAGCTCGCGCACCTGACACGCCTCTTCCAGGAAGCGAGCGGCGCCGAGCTGCGCGGCGACGACGGGGCGGACGCCGACGACACCCGCATCGACGCCACGGAGGTGGACGCGTGA
- a CDS encoding ATP-binding protein produces MTDLLTTGPEQLDDDLPVADGLIHSGQFRIEQVQLLNWGSYDDLHTMPVGRGGLAILGPTGRGKSTVLDAMAAVVMPNPQEFNRAARDDTRQRSERTVYSYARGKTDEVREAGSDVTTTHFLRPLGTAFASGAAITWRTELGETITAARLAWLGRDTATQDEVTAATVYVFVQGEFPLTRLAELRPEPGSSSPLTRGSLGRLVDPVRDLVTGSQPEFRVRLCTELGIGGSDESQLKALTLLRRAQASKGVFSIDDLFKQFVLTEPRALSRWETTLSSYREASALYDVFETTRRKLEVLADVPARAEQYRAALDDATGKRRLLAPLDGEESSRLWVWLSEKVADWVRGEVDRVRDAKREQEALRRAAADEEAAAHRAHKDALDELAALGGDPSEAIRREQEVAAMMLSQLERERDRAARTLTSAGLDLPLTADELAESKERALALLAEPSETGDDRSQRWELAARVEAVKRSLAEKTAQKSSYERRRSNVPPEADARRRRIAEGIGLAPEEVPYAGELFEVAPGHRDWARAVERVLGDLATHLVIDERRFAAARRFVNDNDMRGRVVLVPAVADAPSERTATEGTVPALLAFDEQSPFRGWLHDEIVADRTVLCVETPDELDAPLPAGVRGAVTRAGLRTGSRNRVIKDDRGAESWIGLDNAPRIVELAAEIERLEAELDQARTASDAAEARSAGERHRRDALASVADLDWATIDVAPAVERVAELDRRLERVAVDRPEIAELTAAADREDEARLAAARRGAGIQRVIDQLDAEHAALADIEDEVADHLADATGLDADERALLGSLPFAAPREAADVRRRYLDAERLVRDQIEAHDRVQEQSESLLVGAFQRFRELDPSAELDATIDSLPAALAVQRALVEDDLPRAKSEWLAKAGANMGDSLRALLTQIEEDARAIRRGVRPISAALHGIEFREGSTLDIDPRPAGNSDLTEFTRTLRKHTAAEPGETRDPARIERDFLSLRADLGRLEERSRAGEAWRRRVLDAREHFQFRAIETRRDGTQIVHEGVAGKSGGEGQELIAFVLGAALRYRLGDGTDRVPVYAPIVLDEGFVKADNEYTGRALSALRGLGFQLIVGAPRDKVNAFEQHVESVAYVTGDPARPGRSRIYALSIREAVELERIAD; encoded by the coding sequence GTGACCGATCTGCTGACGACCGGCCCCGAACAGCTGGACGACGACCTCCCCGTGGCCGACGGGCTCATCCACAGCGGTCAGTTCCGGATCGAGCAGGTGCAGCTGCTCAACTGGGGCAGCTACGACGACCTCCACACCATGCCCGTCGGCCGCGGAGGTCTTGCGATCCTCGGCCCGACGGGGCGCGGCAAGTCCACAGTGCTCGACGCGATGGCCGCCGTCGTCATGCCCAATCCCCAGGAGTTCAACCGGGCGGCGCGCGACGACACCCGCCAGCGGTCGGAGCGGACCGTCTACAGCTACGCGCGCGGTAAGACCGATGAGGTCCGCGAGGCGGGCTCCGATGTCACGACCACGCACTTCCTGCGTCCGCTCGGAACCGCCTTCGCCTCCGGCGCGGCCATCACCTGGCGCACGGAACTGGGCGAGACGATCACGGCCGCTCGCCTGGCGTGGCTCGGTCGCGACACCGCGACGCAGGACGAGGTCACCGCCGCCACGGTCTACGTCTTCGTACAGGGCGAGTTCCCCCTGACGCGCCTGGCCGAGCTGCGGCCGGAGCCGGGCAGCTCGTCGCCGTTGACGCGCGGCTCGCTCGGCCGGCTCGTCGACCCCGTCCGCGACCTGGTGACCGGCTCGCAGCCCGAGTTCCGCGTTCGCCTGTGCACCGAGCTCGGCATCGGCGGCAGCGACGAGTCACAGCTGAAGGCCCTCACGCTGCTGCGCCGGGCGCAGGCGTCGAAGGGTGTGTTCTCGATCGACGACCTGTTCAAGCAGTTCGTTCTCACCGAGCCGCGCGCACTCTCGCGCTGGGAGACCACGCTGTCCAGCTACCGCGAGGCCTCCGCCCTCTACGACGTCTTCGAGACCACCAGACGCAAGCTCGAGGTGCTCGCCGACGTGCCCGCACGCGCCGAGCAGTACCGTGCGGCGCTCGACGACGCGACCGGCAAGCGCCGGCTTCTGGCGCCGCTCGACGGCGAGGAGAGCAGCCGGCTCTGGGTCTGGCTCTCCGAGAAGGTGGCGGACTGGGTGCGTGGCGAAGTCGACCGCGTCCGCGACGCCAAGCGCGAGCAGGAGGCGCTGCGCCGGGCGGCCGCCGACGAGGAGGCCGCCGCCCACCGTGCCCACAAGGACGCCCTCGACGAGCTCGCCGCGCTCGGCGGCGACCCCTCCGAGGCGATCCGCCGGGAGCAGGAGGTCGCGGCGATGATGCTCTCCCAGCTGGAGCGCGAACGCGACCGCGCTGCGCGCACGTTGACCAGCGCCGGCCTCGACCTGCCCTTGACCGCCGACGAGCTCGCGGAGTCGAAGGAGCGCGCCCTCGCCCTGCTGGCGGAGCCCTCCGAGACCGGTGACGACCGCTCGCAGCGGTGGGAGCTCGCCGCCCGCGTGGAGGCCGTGAAGCGCTCCCTGGCCGAGAAGACCGCACAGAAGAGCTCGTACGAGCGACGTCGCAGCAATGTCCCGCCCGAGGCCGACGCGCGCCGGCGCCGGATCGCGGAGGGGATCGGACTCGCCCCGGAGGAGGTCCCGTACGCCGGTGAGCTGTTCGAGGTCGCGCCGGGTCACCGCGACTGGGCGCGCGCCGTCGAGCGGGTGCTCGGCGACCTCGCGACCCACCTGGTGATCGACGAGCGCCGCTTCGCCGCAGCCCGGCGCTTCGTCAATGACAACGACATGCGCGGCCGGGTCGTGCTCGTACCCGCGGTCGCAGACGCCCCGTCCGAGCGGACGGCGACAGAGGGCACCGTCCCCGCGCTGCTCGCGTTCGACGAGCAGAGCCCGTTCCGCGGATGGCTGCACGACGAGATCGTCGCGGACCGGACCGTCCTGTGCGTCGAGACTCCGGACGAATTGGACGCGCCGCTCCCCGCCGGCGTCAGGGGCGCAGTGACCCGGGCCGGGCTGCGCACGGGATCCCGCAACAGGGTCATCAAGGACGACCGCGGTGCGGAGTCGTGGATCGGTCTGGACAACGCCCCGCGCATCGTGGAGCTCGCTGCAGAGATCGAACGGCTCGAGGCCGAGCTCGATCAGGCGCGCACGGCCTCCGACGCCGCCGAGGCTCGATCGGCCGGTGAACGTCACCGCCGTGACGCGCTCGCATCGGTGGCGGACCTCGACTGGGCGACGATCGACGTGGCCCCGGCCGTCGAGCGCGTCGCCGAGTTGGACCGCCGCCTGGAGCGCGTCGCGGTCGACCGCCCGGAGATCGCCGAGCTGACCGCTGCGGCCGACCGCGAGGACGAGGCCCGGCTGGCCGCGGCCCGGCGCGGCGCCGGCATCCAGCGCGTGATCGACCAGCTCGACGCCGAGCACGCCGCCCTCGCCGACATCGAGGACGAGGTCGCCGACCACCTGGCCGACGCGACCGGGCTCGACGCCGACGAGCGCGCACTCCTCGGCTCACTGCCCTTCGCCGCGCCGCGCGAGGCGGCCGACGTGCGGCGCCGGTACCTGGACGCCGAGCGACTCGTGCGCGATCAGATCGAGGCGCACGACCGCGTCCAGGAACAGTCGGAGTCACTCCTGGTCGGCGCGTTCCAGCGATTCCGCGAGCTGGACCCGTCGGCGGAGCTGGACGCGACGATCGACAGCCTGCCCGCCGCCCTCGCGGTTCAACGCGCCCTCGTCGAGGACGACCTGCCGCGCGCGAAGTCGGAATGGCTCGCCAAGGCGGGCGCGAACATGGGCGACAGTCTCCGCGCCCTCCTCACTCAGATCGAGGAGGACGCCCGGGCCATCCGTCGCGGCGTGCGGCCGATCTCCGCCGCCCTGCACGGCATCGAATTCCGCGAGGGCTCCACGCTCGACATCGACCCGCGGCCGGCCGGCAACAGCGACCTGACGGAGTTCACGCGCACCCTGCGCAAACACACCGCGGCCGAACCGGGCGAGACCCGCGATCCCGCGCGGATCGAGCGTGACTTCCTCTCCCTCCGGGCCGATCTCGGTCGGCTGGAGGAGCGCTCGCGCGCCGGCGAGGCCTGGCGGCGCCGCGTGCTCGACGCGCGCGAGCACTTCCAGTTCCGTGCGATCGAGACGCGCCGCGACGGCACCCAGATCGTGCACGAGGGGGTGGCAGGCAAATCCGGCGGCGAGGGCCAGGAGCTCATTGCCTTCGTGCTCGGCGCCGCGCTGCGCTATCGCCTGGGCGACGGGACCGACCGGGTTCCCGTGTACGCGCCGATCGTGCTCGACGAGGGATTCGTGAAGGCGGACAACGAGTACACCGGCCGCGCGCTCTCGGCCCTGCGCGGGCTCGGCTTCCAGCTGATCGTCGGCGCTCCGCGCGACAAGGTGAACGCCTTCGAGCAGCACGTGGAGAGCGTGGCCTACGTCACGGGTGACCCGGCGCGTCCCGGGCGATCGCGCATCTACGCCCTCAGCATCCGGGAGGCGGTGGAGCTGGAGCGCATCGCGGACTGA
- a CDS encoding response regulator — translation MASVAQKYRVVVIEDDPDVAFFMKTVLEKRADAVVAAVTDPSRALSTVADFEPDLVLTDIEMPGISGLDLLKDLRAQYPGMPVVVMTAHVSVDYAVAALRSQADEFLTKPVASADLVSIVTRLAEEGRTKRSANRQQVVLAVGAHPDDVEIGVGGILAAHRDAGNQVVILTLSRGARGGDANDRQHESLAAAELLGARLFLEDLEDTRISAADPTVGIIERVVREVNPDIVYTHSAHDRHQDHRAVNAAVSVATRIVRTVCCFQSPSATIDFRPTRFVPIDGFTDAKLALIDCFRSQDLRAYLEHDFVLATARYWSRFGGGTWCEPLEVMRDTADISIPASTISTEARIRRTAE, via the coding sequence ATGGCGAGTGTTGCACAGAAGTACCGGGTCGTCGTGATCGAGGACGACCCGGATGTGGCCTTCTTCATGAAGACCGTGCTCGAGAAGCGGGCGGACGCGGTGGTCGCCGCGGTGACGGACCCGTCGCGCGCGCTTTCGACCGTCGCCGACTTCGAGCCCGATCTGGTGCTGACCGACATCGAGATGCCGGGCATCTCGGGGCTCGACCTCCTCAAGGATCTGCGCGCGCAGTACCCGGGGATGCCGGTCGTCGTCATGACGGCGCACGTCTCCGTCGACTACGCGGTCGCGGCTCTGCGCAGCCAGGCGGACGAGTTCCTCACCAAGCCGGTCGCGTCGGCCGACCTCGTGTCGATCGTGACGCGCTTGGCCGAGGAGGGGCGCACCAAGCGCTCAGCCAACCGCCAGCAGGTGGTCCTCGCGGTCGGAGCCCATCCCGATGACGTCGAGATCGGCGTCGGCGGCATCCTCGCCGCGCACCGCGACGCCGGCAACCAGGTGGTCATCCTGACCCTGTCGCGCGGAGCGCGGGGCGGAGACGCCAACGACCGTCAGCACGAGTCGCTCGCGGCCGCCGAGCTGCTCGGAGCGCGACTGTTCCTGGAAGACCTGGAGGACACCCGGATCTCGGCGGCCGACCCGACGGTCGGCATCATCGAGCGCGTCGTGCGCGAGGTGAACCCGGACATCGTCTACACCCACTCCGCGCACGACCGCCACCAGGATCATCGGGCGGTGAACGCCGCCGTCAGCGTGGCGACCCGCATCGTGCGCACGGTCTGCTGCTTCCAGAGCCCCAGCGCGACGATCGACTTCCGGCCGACCCGGTTCGTGCCGATCGACGGATTCACCGACGCCAAGCTCGCGCTCATCGACTGCTTCCGCTCGCAGGACCTGCGCGCGTACCTCGAGCACGACTTCGTGCTCGCGACGGCCCGCTACTGGTCGCGCTTCGGCGGCGGCACCTGGTGCGAGCCGCTCGAGGTGATGCGCGACACGGCGGACATCTCCATCCCCGCCTCGACGATCTCGACCGAGGCCCGAATCCGAAGGACCGCCGAATGA